A stretch of Lepidochelys kempii isolate rLepKem1 chromosome 14, rLepKem1.hap2, whole genome shotgun sequence DNA encodes these proteins:
- the RPP21 gene encoding ribonuclease P protein subunit p21 isoform X1 yields MGWIVKAPPSGVIAGGSMEPAGAGAANSPLGDWLPLPQVSSPIPDPPPTTMSAQVKDKEAFQRLSFLYQAAHCVLAQNPENQVLVRFYCHAQRSISRRLVLRQDPSVKRTICKSCSSLLVPGVSSTVRQRRHRGRRWSVVRCLCCGQTKRFPSNPGYKLWAEQPEALLENQPQADQKPAAPQDPPKEPSAQKAKTPSVAFGLESHPTPQRTAEAGTRVGKGGPSRR; encoded by the exons ATGGGGTGGATTGTGAAAGCGCCCCCATCTGGGGTAATTgctggaggcagcatggagccggctggggcaggggcagctaaCAGCCCCTTAGGGGACTGGCTGCCCCTCCCTCAAGTATCTTCCCCTATTCCAGACCCACCCCCCACCACGATGTCAGCCCAGGTGAAGGATAAAGAGGCTTTCCAGAGGCTCAGCTTCCTCTACCAG GCGGCTCACTGTGTCCTCGCCCAGAACCCCGAGAACCAGGTGCTGGTGCGATTCTACTGCCATGCCCAGCGCAGCATCAGCCGCAGGCTCGTCCTGAGACA GGACCCATCGGTGAAGAGAACCATCTGCAaatcctgctcctccctcctggtCCCTGGCGTCAGCTCCACCGTGCGCCAGAGAA GGCATCGTGGCCGGCGTTGGTCAGTTGTACGGTGTCTCTGCTGTGGCCAGACCAAGCGCTTCCCAAGCAACCCAGGGTACAAGCTGTGGGCGGAGCAGCCTGAGGCCCTGCTGGAGAACCAGCCCCAAGCCG ACCAGaaacctgcagccccccaggacCCGCCAAAGGAGCCCTCAGCACAGAAGGCTAAAACTCCCAGTGTGGCCTTCGGTCTCGAGAGCCACCCCACTCCACAGAGGACCGCAGAGGCCGGGACCCGGGTGGGGAAAGGGGGCCCAAGCAGGAGGTAA
- the RPP21 gene encoding ribonuclease P protein subunit p21 isoform X2: MSAQVKDKEAFQRLSFLYQAAHCVLAQNPENQVLVRFYCHAQRSISRRLVLRQDPSVKRTICKSCSSLLVPGVSSTVRQRRHRGRRWSVVRCLCCGQTKRFPSNPGYKLWAEQPEALLENQPQADQKPAAPQDPPKEPSAQKAKTPSVAFGLESHPTPQRTAEAGTRVGKGGPSRR; the protein is encoded by the exons ATGTCAGCCCAGGTGAAGGATAAAGAGGCTTTCCAGAGGCTCAGCTTCCTCTACCAG GCGGCTCACTGTGTCCTCGCCCAGAACCCCGAGAACCAGGTGCTGGTGCGATTCTACTGCCATGCCCAGCGCAGCATCAGCCGCAGGCTCGTCCTGAGACA GGACCCATCGGTGAAGAGAACCATCTGCAaatcctgctcctccctcctggtCCCTGGCGTCAGCTCCACCGTGCGCCAGAGAA GGCATCGTGGCCGGCGTTGGTCAGTTGTACGGTGTCTCTGCTGTGGCCAGACCAAGCGCTTCCCAAGCAACCCAGGGTACAAGCTGTGGGCGGAGCAGCCTGAGGCCCTGCTGGAGAACCAGCCCCAAGCCG ACCAGaaacctgcagccccccaggacCCGCCAAAGGAGCCCTCAGCACAGAAGGCTAAAACTCCCAGTGTGGCCTTCGGTCTCGAGAGCCACCCCACTCCACAGAGGACCGCAGAGGCCGGGACCCGGGTGGGGAAAGGGGGCCCAAGCAGGAGGTAA
- the RPP21 gene encoding ribonuclease P protein subunit p21 isoform X3, producing the protein MGWIVKAPPSGVIAGGSMEPAGAGAANSPLGDWLPLPQVSSPIPDPPPTTMSAQVKDKEAFQRLSFLYQAAHCVLAQNPENQVLVRFYCHAQRSISRRLVLRQPSPCLCFPPQGPIGEENHLQILLLPPGPWRQLHRAPEKASWPALVSCTVSLLWPDQALPKQPRVQAVGGAA; encoded by the exons ATGGGGTGGATTGTGAAAGCGCCCCCATCTGGGGTAATTgctggaggcagcatggagccggctggggcaggggcagctaaCAGCCCCTTAGGGGACTGGCTGCCCCTCCCTCAAGTATCTTCCCCTATTCCAGACCCACCCCCCACCACGATGTCAGCCCAGGTGAAGGATAAAGAGGCTTTCCAGAGGCTCAGCTTCCTCTACCAG GCGGCTCACTGTGTCCTCGCCCAGAACCCCGAGAACCAGGTGCTGGTGCGATTCTACTGCCATGCCCAGCGCAGCATCAGCCGCAGGCTCGTCCTGAGACA gcccagcccctgtTTGTGTTTTCCCCCTCAGGGACCCATCGGTGAAGAGAACCATCTGCAaatcctgctcctccctcctggtCCCTGGCGTCAGCTCCACCGTGCGCCAGAGAA GGCATCGTGGCCGGCGTTGGTCAGTTGTACGGTGTCTCTGCTGTGGCCAGACCAAGCGCTTCCCAAGCAACCCAGGGTACAAGCTGTGGGCGGAGCAGCCTGA
- the GNL1 gene encoding guanine nucleotide-binding protein-like 1 isoform X2, giving the protein MPRKRPFSAKQKKKQLQDKRERKRGLPDGVRSSSNSRSGSHERREDQTDTSDSESLSLHVRKLNQQPAVRRLGERSYDPNRYRLHFERESREELERRKKVAQEKILEPVPESEKELDIQDVYRSGSVLDFPKRPPWSYQMSKEQLLLREEKCFRDYLEGIYSTYQPSQLSYFEHNLEVINFSPALYDFVTKEMRKNLILVLNKIDLAPPGLVVAWKHYFQTRFPQVHIICFTSYPQQSQDPSTVFKKRRKRRKGRSTAMGPEQLLHACETITAGKVDLSSWKEKIERDAASAHLPAEVSEEEEEDDDEGAAVLMEHQTDVAMDVGVPSQELYKDGVLTVGCVGFPNVGKSSLMNGLVGHKVVSVSRTPGHTKYFQTYFLTPTVRLCDCPGLIFPSLVHRELQILSGIYPISQIQEPYNAVGYLASRIPIQALLKLRHPNTEEGKPETRWCAWDICEAWAEKRGYKTAKAARNDVYRAANSILRLAVDGRLCLCLRPPGYSTQKAMWEHHPETAEIAALQEAHRKHSRRSSEEEEEEEEEISSSGEEEDEEKDRDADEEEEEEEEEPAASNAGGSSTPAQAPPRRVLKGKLSSRNLFALLGEDEC; this is encoded by the exons ATGCCCCGCAAGAGGCCGTTCAGCGCCAAGCAGAAGAAGAAGCAGCTGCAGGACAAGAGGGAGCGGAAAcggg gtCTGCCTGATGGCGTGAGGTCGAGCTCCAACAGCCGGAGTGGCAGCCATGAGCGGCGAGAGGACCAGACAGACACCTCGGACAGCGAGTCTCTGTCTCTGCACGTCCGGAAACTCAACCAGCAGCCAGCAGTCCGCAGGCTGGGGGAGCGCAGCTATGACCCCAACAG GTATCGGCTTCACTTTGAGCGTGAGAGCCGGGAGGAGCTGGAGCGGCGCAAGAAGGTGGCTCAGGAGAAGATCCTGGAGCCCGTCCCAGAAAGCGAGAAGGAGCTGGACATACAGGATGTCTACAGATCCGGGTCCG TGCTGGATTTCCCCAAACGCCCCCCCTGGAGCTACCAGATGAGcaaggagcagctgctgctgcgggAGGAGAAGTGTTTCCGGGACTATCTGGAGGGAATCTACAGCACCTACCAGCCCAGCCAGCTCAGCTACTTCGAGCATAACCTGGAG GTCATTAACTTCTCCCCTGCGCTGTACGACTTTGTGACCAAAGAGATGAGAAAGAATCTGATCCTGGTGCTGAACAAGATCGACCTGGCGCCGCCAGGACTGGTGGTGGCCTGGAAGCACTACTTCCAGACCCGCTTCCCCCAGGTGCACATCATCTGCTTCACCTCCTACCCCCAGCAAAGCCAGGATCCCAGCACAG TGTTCAAGAAGCGGCGGAAGCGGAGGAAGGGCAGGAGCACGGCCATGGGACCAGAGCAGCTGCTCCACGCTTGCGAGACCATCACTGCTGGGAAAG TGGACCTGAGCAGCTGGAAGGAGAAGATAGAGCGAGACGCGGCCAGCGCCCACCTGCCCGCTGAGGtctcggaggaggaggaggaggacgacgacGAAGGGGCGGCCGTGCTGATGGAGCACCAGACTGATGTGGCCATGGATGTCGGGGTTCCTTCCCAGGAGCTCTACAAGGACGGTGTTCTGACTGTGGGCTGTGTGG GGTTCCCCAACGTGGGCAAGTCGTCGCTGATGAACGGGCTGGTGGGGCACAAGGTGGTGAGCGTGTCCCGGACGCCCGGCCACACCAAGTACTTCCAGACCTACTTCCTGACCCCCACCGTGCGCCTCTGCGACTGCCCCGGCCTCATATTCCCCTCCCTGGTGCACAGGGAACTGCAG ATCCTGTCTGGCATCTACCCCATCTCCCAGATCCAGGAGCCCTACAACGCCGTGGGGTACCTGGCCAGCCGCATCCCCATCCAAGCCCTGCTCAAGCTGCGCCACCCCAATACCGAGGAGGGCAAGCCCGAGACCCGGTGGTGCGCCTGGGACATCTGTGAAG CCTGGGCCGAGAAACGCGGTTACAAGACGGCCAAAGCAGCTCGTAACGACGTGTACCGAGCTGCCAACAGCATCCTGCGGCTGGCGGTGGACGGGCGCCTCTGCCTCTGTCTGCGGCCCCCCGGCTACTCCACTCAGAAAG CCATGTGGGAGCACCATCCCGAGACAGCAGAGATCGCCGCCCTGCAGGAGGCTCACCGCAAGCACAGCCGGCGCagttcagaggaggaggaggaggaggaagaggagatctccagctctggggaggaggaggatgaggagaAGGACCGTGATgctgatgaggaagaggaggaggaggaggaagagccagCTGCCTCCAATGCGGGAGGGAGCAGCaccccagcccaggccccacccAGGAGGGTGCTGAAGGGGAAACTCTCAAGCCGGAACTTGTTTGCTTTGCTGGGGGAGGACGAATGTTAG
- the GNL1 gene encoding guanine nucleotide-binding protein-like 1 isoform X1, whose protein sequence is MPRKRPFSAKQKKKQLQDKRERKRGLPDGVRSSSNSRSGSHERREDQTDTSDSESLSLHVRKLNQQPAVRRLGERSYDPNRYRLHFERESREELERRKKVAQEKILEPVPESEKELDIQDVYRSGSVLDFPKRPPWSYQMSKEQLLLREEKCFRDYLEGIYSTYQPSQLSYFEHNLETWRQLWRVLEMSDIILLITDVRHPVINFSPALYDFVTKEMRKNLILVLNKIDLAPPGLVVAWKHYFQTRFPQVHIICFTSYPQQSQDPSTVFKKRRKRRKGRSTAMGPEQLLHACETITAGKVDLSSWKEKIERDAASAHLPAEVSEEEEEDDDEGAAVLMEHQTDVAMDVGVPSQELYKDGVLTVGCVGFPNVGKSSLMNGLVGHKVVSVSRTPGHTKYFQTYFLTPTVRLCDCPGLIFPSLVHRELQILSGIYPISQIQEPYNAVGYLASRIPIQALLKLRHPNTEEGKPETRWCAWDICEAWAEKRGYKTAKAARNDVYRAANSILRLAVDGRLCLCLRPPGYSTQKAMWEHHPETAEIAALQEAHRKHSRRSSEEEEEEEEEISSSGEEEDEEKDRDADEEEEEEEEEPAASNAGGSSTPAQAPPRRVLKGKLSSRNLFALLGEDEC, encoded by the exons ATGCCCCGCAAGAGGCCGTTCAGCGCCAAGCAGAAGAAGAAGCAGCTGCAGGACAAGAGGGAGCGGAAAcggg gtCTGCCTGATGGCGTGAGGTCGAGCTCCAACAGCCGGAGTGGCAGCCATGAGCGGCGAGAGGACCAGACAGACACCTCGGACAGCGAGTCTCTGTCTCTGCACGTCCGGAAACTCAACCAGCAGCCAGCAGTCCGCAGGCTGGGGGAGCGCAGCTATGACCCCAACAG GTATCGGCTTCACTTTGAGCGTGAGAGCCGGGAGGAGCTGGAGCGGCGCAAGAAGGTGGCTCAGGAGAAGATCCTGGAGCCCGTCCCAGAAAGCGAGAAGGAGCTGGACATACAGGATGTCTACAGATCCGGGTCCG TGCTGGATTTCCCCAAACGCCCCCCCTGGAGCTACCAGATGAGcaaggagcagctgctgctgcgggAGGAGAAGTGTTTCCGGGACTATCTGGAGGGAATCTACAGCACCTACCAGCCCAGCCAGCTCAGCTACTTCGAGCATAACCTGGAG ACCTGGCGTCAGCTGTGGCGGGTGTTGGAGATGTCAGACATCATCCTGCTCATCACAGACGTCCGTCATCCG GTCATTAACTTCTCCCCTGCGCTGTACGACTTTGTGACCAAAGAGATGAGAAAGAATCTGATCCTGGTGCTGAACAAGATCGACCTGGCGCCGCCAGGACTGGTGGTGGCCTGGAAGCACTACTTCCAGACCCGCTTCCCCCAGGTGCACATCATCTGCTTCACCTCCTACCCCCAGCAAAGCCAGGATCCCAGCACAG TGTTCAAGAAGCGGCGGAAGCGGAGGAAGGGCAGGAGCACGGCCATGGGACCAGAGCAGCTGCTCCACGCTTGCGAGACCATCACTGCTGGGAAAG TGGACCTGAGCAGCTGGAAGGAGAAGATAGAGCGAGACGCGGCCAGCGCCCACCTGCCCGCTGAGGtctcggaggaggaggaggaggacgacgacGAAGGGGCGGCCGTGCTGATGGAGCACCAGACTGATGTGGCCATGGATGTCGGGGTTCCTTCCCAGGAGCTCTACAAGGACGGTGTTCTGACTGTGGGCTGTGTGG GGTTCCCCAACGTGGGCAAGTCGTCGCTGATGAACGGGCTGGTGGGGCACAAGGTGGTGAGCGTGTCCCGGACGCCCGGCCACACCAAGTACTTCCAGACCTACTTCCTGACCCCCACCGTGCGCCTCTGCGACTGCCCCGGCCTCATATTCCCCTCCCTGGTGCACAGGGAACTGCAG ATCCTGTCTGGCATCTACCCCATCTCCCAGATCCAGGAGCCCTACAACGCCGTGGGGTACCTGGCCAGCCGCATCCCCATCCAAGCCCTGCTCAAGCTGCGCCACCCCAATACCGAGGAGGGCAAGCCCGAGACCCGGTGGTGCGCCTGGGACATCTGTGAAG CCTGGGCCGAGAAACGCGGTTACAAGACGGCCAAAGCAGCTCGTAACGACGTGTACCGAGCTGCCAACAGCATCCTGCGGCTGGCGGTGGACGGGCGCCTCTGCCTCTGTCTGCGGCCCCCCGGCTACTCCACTCAGAAAG CCATGTGGGAGCACCATCCCGAGACAGCAGAGATCGCCGCCCTGCAGGAGGCTCACCGCAAGCACAGCCGGCGCagttcagaggaggaggaggaggaggaagaggagatctccagctctggggaggaggaggatgaggagaAGGACCGTGATgctgatgaggaagaggaggaggaggaggaagagccagCTGCCTCCAATGCGGGAGGGAGCAGCaccccagcccaggccccacccAGGAGGGTGCTGAAGGGGAAACTCTCAAGCCGGAACTTGTTTGCTTTGCTGGGGGAGGACGAATGTTAG